One genomic region from Leptolyngbyaceae cyanobacterium JSC-12 encodes:
- a CDS encoding hypothetical protein (IMG reference gene:2510097180), whose amino-acid sequence MIESAEKHWVSEVKSSRNILWNDQWQRVDAIGLELRIHHPESFRPIQVTCRNGETKPIWAFTKVVRLKKFGRKRLVIVHEQADLQDPPRFLLTDALHWESGRVMQTWSYRWSCEVFHEVSKQHTGLESAQVRNEEAVNRHFRLSCVAQSILQRTACSGAQSERFEFAQGKQTVGQKLYTL is encoded by the coding sequence ATGATTGAGTCCGCAGAAAAACACTGGGTGAGTGAAGTGAAAAGTTCTCGCAACATCTTGTGGAATGACCAATGGCAACGGGTAGATGCGATTGGTTTAGAACTCAGAATCCATCACCCAGAGAGCTTTCGCCCGATTCAAGTCACTTGCCGCAACGGCGAAACGAAACCGATTTGGGCATTTACCAAAGTCGTGCGCCTCAAGAAGTTTGGACGCAAGCGATTGGTCATCGTCCACGAGCAAGCAGATTTACAAGACCCACCTCGCTTCCTGCTCACCGATGCGTTGCATTGGGAAAGTGGGCGAGTCATGCAGACTTGGAGTTATCGATGGTCCTGCGAGGTCTTTCATGAGGTGAGCAAACAGCACACCGGGCTAGAGTCGGCTCAGGTGCGGAACGAGGAAGCGGTCAACCGTCACTTCCGTCTTAGTTGCGTGGCGCAGTCGATTCTGCAACGGACTGCCTGTTCTGGCGCACAATCTGAACGATTTGAGTTTGCTCAAGGCAAGCAAACGGTGGGACAGAAGCTCTATACCCTCTAA
- a CDS encoding T5orf172 domain-containing protein (IMG reference gene:2510097185~PFAM: T5orf172 domain) — translation MVRWVGNVIYIDRNPNNPDEGWGWVEVTTEDMKRFGIPNKHPATRRVTKTKEITVTRYKDSVPYTETYINTYEDFIQPPSRGKAGAKKFTLNIDGELVTIRAQKSLTIQAICTWIKTWAGSNAKLVTPGNRTHSLDGEKLAHQAHFTYFILNEDSNAIKIGRAKDLAKRMNVLQTSSPAKLKLIKSVQVEGGKEAHELEQSLHKKFSEIRLAGEWFKAEANLLEYISQL, via the coding sequence ATGGTTAGATGGGTTGGAAACGTTATTTACATTGACAGGAATCCAAACAATCCAGATGAAGGTTGGGGGTGGGTGGAAGTTACAACAGAGGACATGAAGCGTTTTGGCATCCCTAACAAGCACCCTGCAACAAGAAGAGTAACTAAAACTAAAGAAATTACAGTCACACGATATAAGGATTCAGTTCCATATACTGAAACTTACATCAATACCTATGAAGATTTTATTCAACCTCCTTCTAGAGGCAAGGCTGGTGCAAAGAAGTTTACGCTGAATATCGATGGGGAGCTTGTTACGATAAGAGCGCAAAAGTCTTTAACCATCCAGGCGATATGTACATGGATCAAGACGTGGGCAGGTTCAAACGCCAAGCTCGTTACTCCAGGTAATAGAACACACTCTCTTGATGGCGAGAAGTTGGCTCATCAAGCCCATTTCACTTACTTTATTTTGAATGAAGATAGTAATGCAATCAAAATAGGTCGGGCAAAAGATTTAGCAAAAAGGATGAATGTGCTTCAAACATCTAGTCCAGCTAAGTTAAAGCTGATCAAGTCAGTGCAAGTCGAAGGAGGCAAAGAAGCTCATGAACTAGAACAATCGCTGCATAAAAAGTTTAGTGAAATTAGATTGGCTGGAGAGTGGTTTAAGGCTGAAGCAAATCTTCTAGAGTACATCAGTCAGTTGTGA
- a CDS encoding hypothetical protein (IMG reference gene:2510097183) — protein sequence METKTITIRVNAEVARIFEAASEEQRRKLEALLSLKLGDATRRKRPLEEVMSDISQNAQARGLTPEILNSILDEE from the coding sequence ATGGAAACTAAAACGATCACAATCCGCGTTAATGCTGAGGTTGCCCGTATTTTCGAGGCAGCCTCTGAAGAGCAGCGTCGCAAGTTAGAAGCATTACTCAGCCTCAAACTTGGTGATGCGACTCGACGCAAAAGACCTCTAGAGGAAGTGATGAGTGATATTAGTCAGAATGCTCAAGCACGGGGGTTAACCCCAGAAATTTTGAACTCAATTTTGGATGAAGAATGA
- a CDS encoding putative toxin-antitoxin system toxin component, PIN family (IMG reference gene:2510097182~TIGRFAM: putative toxin-antitoxin system toxin component, PIN family) — translation MKNEVRYVFDTNVLVSALLFENSKPAQALRYALANGEVLLSLDLLEELNEVLGRERFNQYLTAEEREEFLEALIERAVLVEITENVQECRDPKDDKVLELALNGEAQYIVSGDRDLLVLHPFRDVLVITADEFLKIMESR, via the coding sequence ATGAAGAATGAAGTGCGCTACGTTTTTGATACAAATGTTCTTGTCAGTGCGCTTCTGTTTGAGAACAGCAAACCTGCTCAAGCACTTCGATATGCTTTAGCAAATGGAGAAGTATTACTATCACTTGACCTTTTGGAGGAGTTGAATGAGGTTCTTGGGCGCGAAAGATTCAATCAGTATTTAACCGCTGAAGAGCGAGAAGAATTTTTAGAAGCTTTGATAGAACGGGCTGTTTTGGTTGAAATAACTGAGAATGTTCAAGAGTGCCGTGATCCAAAAGATGACAAGGTATTGGAGTTGGCATTGAATGGGGAAGCGCAGTACATCGTCAGTGGCGATAGGGATTTACTTGTATTGCATCCATTTCGTGATGTGTTAGTGATTACAGCAGATGAGTTTTTAAAAATTATGGAGTCTAGGTAG
- a CDS encoding hypothetical protein (IMG reference gene:2510097181), translating into MLPFVAVPSTIAQEFGKYRDLFCRGAGFEQVSRYVTGLLLSENKTLQGIAGQWVAGGEVGGRRAMHAAVFEAGWRSSELMSHHRAVIAKEHQGRGREVISLDWTLSHHDWGKQIFGVKRSYDYVEHRMSCFQTVVTATIANRHLIDGIDVVVQFPDFSVAEREYLKVTAKSHYDDLDQVRERLIEMLHYHKNRLEYRKRTEIAVEIVRPVEAEGQFSHRRLCVDQWGVDGEVYPP; encoded by the coding sequence ATGCTGCCCTTTGTCGCTGTGCCATCGACGATTGCTCAAGAGTTTGGGAAATATCGAGACCTGTTCTGCCGAGGCGCAGGCTTTGAGCAGGTGAGTCGCTATGTGACCGGATTGCTGTTGAGTGAGAACAAAACCTTGCAAGGGATTGCCGGACAATGGGTAGCAGGTGGGGAGGTCGGCGGACGAAGAGCGATGCACGCAGCGGTGTTTGAGGCGGGCTGGAGGAGTTCAGAGTTAATGTCCCATCATCGTGCTGTGATAGCCAAAGAGCATCAGGGGCGAGGGCGAGAAGTCATCAGTCTGGATTGGACGCTCAGCCATCACGATTGGGGCAAGCAGATCTTTGGGGTGAAGCGATCCTATGATTATGTGGAACATCGGATGAGTTGCTTTCAAACGGTGGTGACGGCGACGATTGCGAACCGCCACCTAATTGATGGGATTGACGTGGTGGTGCAGTTTCCAGATTTTTCAGTGGCAGAACGGGAGTATCTGAAGGTGACGGCAAAATCCCACTATGACGATTTAGACCAAGTGCGAGAACGACTGATTGAGATGTTGCATTATCACAAGAATCGATTGGAGTATCGCAAACGCACCGAGATTGCCGTCGAGATTGTGCGCCCAGTGGAAGCGGAAGGACAATTTTCCCACCGCCGATTATGCGTTGACCAATGGGGTGTGGATGGTGAAGTTTACCCACCATGA